A single genomic interval of Dyella sp. GSA-30 harbors:
- a CDS encoding DUF2383 domain-containing protein: protein MSQAAHLFNALIRRGIDDRALYRRALAQVREPGLRALLNENAQALDQLIDDLQAHVRAWNKVPASHGTLMGAVRGAMADATISRSDQSHRDTAWVRCLARCECALWDRFERHAQRTADGEVAQVLHRQLSRLHRVHLDMHCLAGTTHG from the coding sequence GTGTCGCAGGCCGCACATCTGTTCAACGCACTGATCCGTCGAGGTATCGATGACCGCGCGTTGTATCGGCGTGCCTTGGCACAGGTGCGCGAACCGGGCCTGCGGGCTTTGCTCAACGAAAACGCACAAGCGCTCGATCAGTTGATCGATGATTTGCAGGCACACGTACGCGCATGGAACAAGGTGCCGGCCTCGCACGGCACGTTGATGGGCGCGGTACGTGGCGCCATGGCCGATGCCACCATTTCCCGGTCGGACCAAAGCCATCGCGATACCGCCTGGGTGCGTTGCCTGGCGCGTTGCGAATGTGCGCTCTGGGACCGCTTCGAGCGTCATGCGCAGCGCACGGCCGATGGCGAAGTGGCGCAGGTGCTGCATCGCCAGCTGAGCCGGTTGCATCGGGTTCATCTGGATATGCATTGCCTCGCCGGCACGACGCACGGCTAG
- a CDS encoding peroxiredoxin, with protein sequence MRRTVLLFFLSLFVGIAAPAFADVVPSDMPQVGQVAPDFRLQDQNGHWHTPGDHKGRWLVMYFYPKDFTGGCTTQVCTFRDDIAKLRKAGADVVGVSLDNIQSHQAFAEKYHVPFPLLSDADRKVATTYGVLTSQGSMHYAKRTTFLIDPQGKIAKVYQDVDPEKNSSQVLADLATLKAAP encoded by the coding sequence ATGCGCCGCACTGTCCTGCTGTTCTTTCTTTCGCTCTTCGTGGGCATCGCCGCGCCTGCATTTGCCGACGTCGTCCCTTCGGACATGCCGCAGGTCGGCCAGGTCGCCCCGGATTTTCGCCTGCAGGACCAGAACGGCCACTGGCACACGCCGGGCGATCACAAGGGCCGCTGGCTGGTGATGTATTTCTATCCCAAGGACTTCACCGGCGGTTGCACCACCCAGGTCTGCACGTTCCGCGACGATATCGCCAAGCTGCGCAAGGCCGGTGCCGACGTGGTCGGGGTGAGTCTGGACAACATCCAGTCGCACCAGGCCTTTGCCGAGAAGTACCACGTGCCGTTTCCGTTGCTGTCCGATGCCGACCGCAAGGTAGCGACGACTTATGGCGTGCTGACCTCGCAGGGGAGCATGCACTATGCCAAGCGCACCACCTTCCTGATCGACCCGCAAGGCAAGATCGCCAAGGTCTATCAGGACGTCGACCCGGAGAAGAATTCGTCGCAGGTGCTGGCTGATCTGGCGACGTTGAAGGCTGCCCCGTAA
- a CDS encoding ferritin-like domain-containing protein produces MSYTTSLPWTLESLDLDSIDIERIRHNEDLFFLLCSASFVESGSDLYTHNLVDHFAGDEELQTWLSQHWEHEELQHGRALAAYVRKVWPEFDWERGFKAFWDEYGAVCTSEQLENSRGLELAARCVVETGTASLYRALNDITDEPVLKQLTNHIKSDEVRHYKHFYQHFRRYREKEGFGRYKVFRAVLRRVNEIKSEDSDIALRHVFNQCYPQYQSDKAKYREVTGRAQDLLRRNIPAEMTVKMLLKPLDLPARVQNAIEKPLAKIAEKLFLQ; encoded by the coding sequence GTGAGCTACACCACATCGTTGCCCTGGACCCTGGAGAGTCTGGATCTCGATAGCATCGACATCGAGCGCATTCGCCACAACGAAGATCTGTTCTTCCTGCTTTGCAGCGCCTCGTTTGTCGAAAGTGGATCGGACCTCTATACCCATAATCTGGTCGACCATTTCGCCGGCGATGAAGAGCTGCAGACCTGGTTGAGCCAGCATTGGGAACACGAAGAACTGCAGCATGGGCGCGCCCTTGCCGCCTATGTCCGCAAGGTATGGCCCGAGTTCGACTGGGAGCGCGGCTTCAAGGCGTTCTGGGACGAGTACGGCGCGGTGTGCACCTCCGAACAGCTGGAAAACAGCCGCGGTCTGGAGCTGGCGGCACGTTGCGTGGTCGAAACCGGCACGGCCAGTCTGTACCGCGCGCTCAACGACATCACCGACGAGCCGGTGCTCAAGCAGCTGACCAATCACATCAAGAGCGACGAGGTGCGCCACTACAAGCACTTCTACCAGCACTTCCGCCGCTATCGCGAAAAGGAAGGCTTCGGTCGCTACAAGGTGTTTCGCGCCGTGCTGCGCCGGGTCAACGAGATCAAGAGCGAAGACAGCGACATCGCCCTGCGCCACGTCTTCAACCAGTGCTATCCGCAATACCAGAGCGACAAGGCGAAGTACCGCGAGGTGACCGGGCGTGCCCAGGACTTGCTGCGCCGGAATATACCCGCCGAAATGACGGTAAAGATGCTGCTCAAGCCGCTGGACCTGCCGGCACGCGTGCAGAATGCCATCGAGAAGCCGCTGGCGAAGATCGCGGAGAAGTTGTTCTTGCAGTAG
- a CDS encoding DUF2845 domain-containing protein: protein MRRLFALALPMLLSISFAHAAETLRVGSQVLAVGDSAVRAIGLLGDPAYKEPVENTFGAARGERWQYQMGNRVTTVTIIGGKVASIEDRSR from the coding sequence ATGCGTCGTTTATTTGCCCTTGCCTTGCCCATGCTTCTCAGTATCTCCTTCGCGCATGCCGCCGAAACCTTGCGCGTCGGCAGCCAGGTACTGGCGGTGGGGGACAGTGCGGTACGCGCCATCGGGTTGTTGGGCGATCCGGCCTACAAGGAGCCGGTGGAAAATACCTTCGGCGCGGCGCGCGGTGAGCGCTGGCAGTACCAGATGGGTAACCGCGTCACGACGGTGACGATCATCGGCGGAAAGGTAGCGTCGATCGAGGATCGTTCGCGCTGA
- a CDS encoding DUF924 family protein yields MPPAARDVLDFWFDPAQQAHWFEKSDAFDAQIRSRFAALHQRAVDGELDSWTLEPDSWLALLIVLDQFSRNLYREDARAYAADAKVHSMVLAGIARGDDTRLSSLRRVFAYIPLEHAEDLASQNHAVDLFARLSEDVPVGERLAYLNYLDYARRHRDVIARFGRFPHRNQVMGRVSTAAELAYLSQPSAGF; encoded by the coding sequence ATGCCGCCTGCCGCCAGAGATGTGCTCGATTTCTGGTTCGATCCCGCACAGCAAGCCCATTGGTTTGAAAAAAGCGATGCGTTCGACGCGCAGATACGCAGTCGCTTCGCTGCGCTGCATCAGCGTGCTGTCGACGGTGAACTCGATAGCTGGACGCTGGAGCCAGACAGCTGGTTGGCCTTGTTGATCGTACTCGATCAATTCAGCCGCAACCTGTATCGCGAAGACGCACGCGCCTATGCCGCCGATGCCAAGGTGCACAGCATGGTGTTGGCGGGAATAGCGCGCGGTGACGATACGCGGTTGTCGTCGTTGCGGCGGGTGTTCGCCTACATTCCGTTGGAGCACGCCGAGGATCTGGCCTCGCAGAATCATGCAGTAGATCTTTTTGCGCGGCTCAGCGAAGACGTCCCCGTGGGTGAGCGCCTCGCGTACCTGAACTATCTCGACTACGCGCGCCGCCATCGCGATGTGATTGCGCGTTTCGGTCGGTTCCCGCATCGTAACCAGGTCATGGGTCGTGTTTCGACAGCGGCCGAACTGGCGTATCTTTCGCAGCCATCCGCCGGATTCTGA
- a CDS encoding DUF2884 family protein, with amino-acid sequence MRMKAGVLVLAMGLGFGLQASAMDVHVSGDSCGYRTDYDVHVTDAGIGFDRDSGVAQHVFMHDGQIKIDGKPLAVSGDDAERLRQYEAQVRALLPEVASIAREGLDIGFGAIATVTATFAEDPAERKRMLDKINTKRAAAMREIDQGIASGIWKQDALERTVEEGVGTAVSELVGTVTAGAVSAALSGDQTKVAALEARANSLDKTIDKEVNARADKLGHRAEALCPRMQALDDLQKRFSFRLSDGSQLKLVSPDPDHHAKVVASF; translated from the coding sequence ATGCGCATGAAAGCGGGCGTGCTGGTACTGGCGATGGGCTTGGGCTTCGGTCTGCAGGCAAGCGCAATGGATGTCCATGTCAGTGGCGACAGCTGCGGCTATCGCACCGATTACGATGTGCATGTCACCGATGCGGGCATCGGATTCGATCGCGACAGCGGCGTGGCGCAGCATGTTTTCATGCATGACGGTCAAATCAAGATCGACGGGAAGCCGCTTGCTGTTTCCGGCGACGACGCCGAGCGCCTGCGCCAATACGAGGCGCAGGTTCGCGCGCTCCTGCCGGAGGTGGCGAGCATTGCACGCGAAGGGTTGGATATCGGTTTCGGCGCTATCGCCACCGTCACGGCGACGTTTGCCGAGGATCCGGCCGAGCGCAAGCGCATGCTCGACAAGATCAATACCAAGCGTGCCGCGGCGATGCGCGAAATCGACCAGGGCATCGCCAGTGGTATCTGGAAGCAGGATGCGTTGGAACGCACCGTCGAGGAAGGCGTTGGTACGGCCGTTTCCGAACTGGTCGGCACCGTCACCGCCGGCGCTGTATCGGCCGCGTTGAGTGGCGACCAGACCAAGGTCGCCGCGCTTGAGGCGCGCGCCAACTCGCTCGATAAAACCATCGATAAAGAAGTGAATGCACGCGCCGACAAGCTCGGTCATCGCGCCGAAGCCCTGTGTCCGCGCATGCAGGCCCTGGATGATTTGCAAAAGCGTTTTTCGTTCCGTCTCAGCGACGGTTCGCAGCTCAAGCTGGTGTCGCCCGATCCGGATCATCACGCCAAGGTCGTCGCCTCTTTCTGA
- a CDS encoding acyltransferase family protein: MSATPRRHDIDALRVLAFGLLILYHLSMLYVADWGFHLKSSHTAEWLQYPMLFLNRWRMELLFLISGLAVHFLRGKTSLPRLAWKRTVRLMLPLLFGMAVVVPIQPYVQGLSNGLVQPGFGAFLLRYWTGGPWPAHAFDGWQFGVTWNHLWYLPYLWLYTLVLLMLLPALESPVGRRIRARIEGLRGRSLLIAPAIPLLAWGVLLADRYPMYHTLIGDWYSHALYGTMFFYGYLLGTGSRLWGELARLRRSTLGVALASFSVFIVLDKFGGALLGHESNALDLIVRAAQYLYMWTAIAAVLGWGHAWLNRPFRWLPYAREAVYPWYILHQSVMLALAWWLMPLGLGAVGEPLVILVGTVAGCAVSHEIIRRTSWLRPLFGLDARPRPARVALVLPRMADDLA; this comes from the coding sequence ATGAGTGCCACACCCCGCCGCCACGATATCGACGCCCTGCGCGTCCTGGCCTTTGGCCTGTTGATCCTCTATCACCTGTCGATGCTGTATGTCGCCGACTGGGGCTTTCATCTCAAGAGCAGCCATACCGCCGAGTGGCTGCAATACCCCATGCTGTTCCTCAACCGCTGGCGCATGGAACTGCTGTTCCTGATTTCCGGGCTGGCGGTGCACTTCCTGCGCGGCAAGACCTCGCTGCCCCGGCTGGCCTGGAAGCGCACGGTACGATTGATGCTGCCACTGTTGTTCGGCATGGCCGTGGTGGTGCCGATCCAACCCTATGTGCAGGGGCTGTCGAACGGACTCGTCCAGCCGGGCTTCGGTGCCTTCCTCCTGCGCTACTGGACCGGCGGCCCGTGGCCGGCGCATGCCTTTGACGGCTGGCAGTTCGGCGTGACCTGGAACCACCTGTGGTACCTGCCCTATCTGTGGCTGTACACGCTGGTGCTGCTGATGCTCTTGCCGGCACTGGAGTCGCCGGTCGGCCGACGGATACGTGCACGCATCGAAGGCCTGCGGGGCCGCAGCTTGCTGATCGCGCCGGCCATTCCGCTCCTGGCCTGGGGCGTGCTGCTTGCCGATCGTTATCCGATGTATCACACGCTGATCGGCGACTGGTACTCCCATGCGCTCTACGGGACGATGTTCTTCTACGGCTATCTGCTCGGCACCGGCTCGCGCCTGTGGGGCGAGCTGGCGCGGCTGCGTCGCAGCACGCTTGGGGTCGCATTGGCGTCGTTCAGCGTGTTTATCGTGCTGGACAAGTTCGGTGGGGCGCTGCTGGGGCACGAATCGAATGCGCTGGACCTGATCGTCCGTGCCGCCCAGTACCTTTATATGTGGACGGCAATCGCTGCCGTACTGGGCTGGGGACACGCATGGCTGAACCGTCCGTTCCGCTGGCTGCCCTATGCACGCGAGGCGGTGTACCCCTGGTACATCCTGCACCAGAGCGTGATGCTGGCGCTGGCATGGTGGCTGATGCCACTCGGCCTGGGCGCGGTGGGCGAACCCCTGGTGATCCTGGTGGGAACGGTTGCCGGATGTGCCGTGTCGCACGAGATCATTCGCCGCACGTCGTGGTTACGCCCACTGTTCGGCCTGGACGCAAGGCCCCGCCCTGCGCGTGTTGCGTTGGTCTTGCCACGCATGGCTGACGATCTGGCCTGA
- a CDS encoding 2-dehydropantoate 2-reductase → MSPPGRIVIYGAGNIGLYLGGRLLEHTPVRFVGRPATANALTENGLHLSDWHGWKRHLRMDQLDFHTSPEAAADADLVLVCVKSSATATVAHELSRVLAAHSIVVNFQNGLENANRLREALPQHTVLAGMVPFNVLQHSPGVLHQGSGGELMAAGHPALHAYLPLFAQAGLPLRLRSDMDAVLRAKLLFNLNNAINALSDLPLKQELSMRDWRRCLAIVQREALDAFQAAAMPVARLTPLPAAWLPRALELPDALFLKLAPRMLAIDPQARSSTWEDLRAGRATEVDALHGAVVRLAALHGLRADANACLQELIRDAENKRTPWTAQALLARLRSARRHAT, encoded by the coding sequence ATGAGCCCACCCGGGCGTATCGTCATCTATGGCGCCGGCAATATCGGTCTTTATCTCGGCGGACGCCTGCTGGAGCACACCCCCGTGCGATTTGTCGGGCGCCCGGCCACCGCAAACGCATTGACCGAAAACGGACTGCATCTGAGCGACTGGCATGGCTGGAAGCGTCATCTGCGCATGGACCAGTTGGACTTCCACACTTCTCCGGAAGCTGCCGCAGACGCCGATCTGGTCCTCGTCTGCGTCAAATCTTCGGCAACGGCCACGGTTGCCCATGAACTGTCGCGCGTACTAGCTGCCCATAGCATCGTCGTCAATTTTCAGAATGGGCTGGAAAATGCCAACCGCTTACGCGAAGCCTTGCCGCAGCACACGGTATTGGCCGGCATGGTGCCCTTCAACGTACTGCAGCACAGCCCCGGCGTGCTGCATCAGGGCTCGGGCGGCGAGCTGATGGCCGCGGGCCATCCCGCACTGCACGCGTATCTACCCTTGTTCGCCCAAGCCGGCCTGCCGTTGCGATTGCGCAGCGACATGGATGCCGTGCTCCGCGCCAAGCTGCTGTTCAATCTCAACAACGCGATCAATGCGCTGTCCGACCTGCCGCTCAAGCAAGAGTTGTCCATGCGCGACTGGCGACGCTGCCTGGCGATCGTGCAACGCGAGGCGCTCGACGCGTTCCAGGCTGCAGCCATGCCGGTCGCACGCCTCACGCCGCTGCCTGCCGCATGGCTTCCACGCGCGCTGGAGCTGCCTGACGCGTTGTTCCTGAAACTGGCGCCGCGCATGCTGGCCATCGATCCGCAGGCGCGTTCGTCGACCTGGGAAGACCTTCGCGCCGGACGTGCGACCGAAGTCGATGCGCTACATGGCGCCGTTGTACGGCTGGCCGCATTGCATGGGCTGCGAGCCGATGCCAACGCCTGTCTGCAAGAACTGATCCGCGATGCGGAGAACAAGCGCACACCCTGGACGGCGCAGGCGCTACTTGCCCGATTGCGATCGGCTCGGCGCCACGCAACTTAA
- a CDS encoding LytTR family DNA-binding domain-containing protein, translating to MPPPSFDYRSFQRWRRPFEIAFWVVFFILNATFNSITSRLDHPRLAAWEPWSWEWSSALVMLALIPAVVAGQRRWPIRFETWRTSLPWLLLGSVIFSLVHVSGMVLLRKLAYAVMGQQYDFGSWVVWGYEYLKDIRSYAAIVALIGFYELWRTRFQGEARILAEPDEGPPVESVERPERFLVRKLGKEFLINAREVEWLQASGNYVNLHVRGRDYPLRATMASIEEKLDPSRFVRVQRSYFINLDYLTEIEPLETGDARLTMQGGMKIPCSRRFRAQLRERFGDVAVAQGSRPVHS from the coding sequence ATGCCACCCCCTTCCTTCGACTACCGCTCCTTCCAACGCTGGCGCCGCCCGTTCGAGATCGCGTTCTGGGTCGTGTTCTTTATCTTGAATGCGACCTTCAACAGCATCACCTCGCGGCTGGATCATCCGCGGCTGGCGGCATGGGAACCATGGAGCTGGGAGTGGAGCAGTGCCCTGGTGATGCTGGCGCTGATCCCGGCGGTGGTGGCGGGGCAGCGGCGCTGGCCGATTCGTTTCGAAACCTGGCGTACCAGCCTGCCCTGGCTGCTGTTGGGCAGCGTGATCTTCTCCCTGGTGCATGTCAGCGGCATGGTGCTGCTGCGCAAGCTGGCCTATGCGGTGATGGGGCAGCAGTACGACTTCGGCTCCTGGGTCGTGTGGGGCTATGAATATCTCAAGGACATCCGCTCGTACGCCGCCATCGTCGCCCTGATCGGATTCTACGAATTGTGGCGGACCCGCTTTCAGGGCGAGGCGCGCATCCTGGCCGAGCCGGACGAAGGTCCGCCGGTGGAATCGGTGGAGCGGCCGGAGCGCTTTCTGGTGCGCAAGCTCGGCAAGGAGTTCCTGATCAATGCTCGGGAAGTCGAGTGGCTGCAGGCTTCCGGCAATTACGTGAACCTCCACGTGCGCGGAAGGGATTACCCATTGCGGGCCACGATGGCCAGCATCGAGGAAAAGCTCGATCCGTCCCGTTTTGTGCGAGTGCAGCGAAGTTATTTCATCAACCTCGATTACCTGACCGAGATCGAGCCGCTGGAAACCGGCGACGCGCGCCTGACCATGCAGGGCGGCATGAAGATTCCATGCAGCCGCCGCTTTCGCGCGCAGTTGCGCGAACGTTTCGGTGATGTCGCGGTTGCGCAGGGCTCGCGGCCCGTACATTCTTAA
- a CDS encoding FAD-binding dehydrogenase — MSDTFDVIVVGAGLAGLVAATEAADAGKRVLVLDQEPEQSLGGQAFWSFGGLFFVDSPEQRRMGVKDSHALALTDWLGTAAFDRPEDHWPRRWAEAYVDFAASEKRRWLYDMGMRWFPVVGWAERGGHGSVGHGNSVPRFHVTWGTGPGVLEPFVRRARDAQARGKLQFGFRHRVDELMVERGAVVGVRGSLLADDKVERGKPSSREITGAFELRAQAVVVASGGIGANHELVRKYWPERLGAPPAHMLCGVPAHVDGRMLDITEAAGAQLINRDRMWHYVEGIENWAPIWPMHAIRILPGPSSLWFDATGKRLPGPLWPGFDTLGTLEHLRRTGYDYSWFILDQQIIRKEFALSGSEQNPDLTGKSWRQVAKRAVGKHAPAPVEAFKQHGRDFIVRNTLEELVAGMNQLSGDALLDAAQLRREIEARDLQFNNPYTKDGQIMAIHNARRYRGDKLVRAAKPHRILDPANGPLIAVRLNILTRKTLGGLHTDLHARVLDPSGAPLPGLYAAGEAAGFGGGGLHGYRALEGSFLGGCLFSGRIAGRAAAAAVA; from the coding sequence ATGAGCGATACGTTCGACGTGATCGTGGTGGGCGCCGGCCTGGCTGGCCTGGTTGCCGCCACCGAGGCCGCCGACGCGGGAAAACGCGTACTGGTACTCGACCAGGAGCCGGAGCAGAGCCTGGGTGGTCAGGCGTTCTGGTCCTTTGGCGGCCTGTTCTTCGTCGACTCGCCGGAGCAGCGGCGCATGGGCGTGAAGGATTCGCACGCCCTGGCTCTGACCGACTGGCTGGGCACGGCAGCGTTCGACCGCCCGGAAGATCATTGGCCGCGGCGCTGGGCCGAGGCGTATGTCGATTTTGCCGCCAGCGAGAAGCGGCGCTGGCTCTACGACATGGGCATGCGCTGGTTTCCGGTCGTGGGCTGGGCCGAGCGCGGCGGGCATGGTTCGGTCGGTCACGGTAATTCGGTGCCACGCTTCCATGTCACCTGGGGTACCGGCCCGGGTGTTCTTGAACCCTTCGTGCGCCGCGCACGCGACGCGCAGGCACGCGGCAAGTTGCAGTTCGGTTTTCGTCACCGTGTGGATGAGCTGATGGTCGAACGCGGCGCCGTCGTCGGCGTGCGTGGCAGTTTGCTGGCCGACGACAAGGTCGAACGGGGCAAGCCCAGCTCGCGCGAGATCACGGGTGCATTCGAGCTTCGCGCGCAGGCCGTGGTCGTGGCTTCCGGCGGCATCGGCGCGAACCATGAGCTGGTGCGCAAGTACTGGCCCGAACGACTGGGCGCGCCGCCAGCGCACATGCTCTGCGGCGTGCCGGCGCATGTGGATGGACGCATGCTCGACATCACCGAAGCGGCCGGCGCGCAGCTGATCAATCGCGACCGCATGTGGCACTACGTCGAGGGCATCGAAAACTGGGCGCCGATCTGGCCCATGCATGCCATCCGCATCCTGCCGGGCCCCTCCTCGCTCTGGTTCGACGCCACCGGCAAACGCCTGCCCGGCCCGCTGTGGCCTGGCTTCGATACCCTGGGAACGCTCGAACACCTGCGCCGTACCGGCTACGACTACAGCTGGTTCATTCTGGACCAGCAGATCATCCGCAAGGAATTCGCCCTGTCCGGCTCGGAACAGAACCCCGATCTCACCGGCAAGAGTTGGCGCCAGGTAGCCAAGCGCGCGGTCGGCAAACACGCACCCGCTCCGGTCGAGGCGTTCAAGCAGCACGGCCGCGACTTTATCGTGCGCAATACGCTGGAAGAGCTCGTCGCCGGCATGAACCAGCTCAGCGGCGACGCCTTGCTCGATGCCGCGCAACTGCGTCGCGAGATCGAAGCACGCGACCTGCAGTTCAATAACCCATACACGAAGGACGGTCAGATCATGGCCATCCATAACGCGCGGCGCTATCGCGGCGACAAGCTGGTGCGCGCCGCCAAGCCGCACCGCATCCTCGATCCGGCCAACGGTCCGCTGATCGCGGTGCGTCTCAACATCCTCACCCGCAAGACACTCGGCGGCCTGCACACCGACCTACATGCGCGCGTACTGGACCCGTCGGGCGCTCCTCTACCTGGCCTTTATGCAGCCGGTGAAGCGGCCGGTTTCGGCGGAGGCGGCTTGCATGGCTACCGCGCCCTGGAAGGGAGTTTTCTCGGTGGATGCCTGTTCTCCGGACGCATCGCCGGGCGGGCAGCCGCGGCAGCTGTCGCATGA
- a CDS encoding DUF2884 family protein produces the protein MRPMACVWMLALGATTGVQAQDLASVCQASSSYDVTLQSQGLLFDRPQPAPFRVVLRDGSLQTDGQAVTLRPDEQDRLSLFERQLRALEPRAKAVARNGVDLLAKAVRDETAQLSLSAETQSELDRRLAARAQELKQRITTSESTHDWQGDMADRYANQIASDIMPLLASDLGQQAVNAAVSGDLQAAASLRDRATDLATELRPRLEQRMQALRPQLQALCPDIQRLAELQQGIRASNGQPLNLIHAGQ, from the coding sequence ATGCGCCCGATGGCATGTGTTTGGATGCTTGCCCTGGGCGCCACGACCGGCGTCCAGGCGCAGGACCTGGCGTCGGTCTGCCAGGCCAGCAGCAGTTACGACGTCACCTTGCAATCGCAAGGCCTGCTGTTCGATCGCCCGCAGCCGGCACCGTTTCGCGTCGTGCTACGGGACGGCAGCCTGCAAACCGACGGTCAGGCCGTGACCCTGCGGCCGGACGAGCAGGACCGCCTGTCCTTGTTCGAGCGGCAACTACGCGCGCTCGAACCTCGCGCCAAGGCCGTAGCGCGCAATGGCGTGGACCTGCTTGCCAAGGCCGTGCGCGACGAAACCGCCCAGCTGTCGCTGAGCGCCGAAACCCAGTCGGAACTCGATCGCCGGCTGGCTGCCCGGGCACAGGAACTCAAGCAGCGCATTACCACCAGCGAGAGCACGCACGATTGGCAGGGGGATATGGCCGACCGCTACGCCAATCAGATCGCCAGCGACATCATGCCGCTGCTGGCCAGCGACCTGGGCCAGCAGGCGGTGAACGCGGCCGTCAGCGGCGACCTGCAGGCCGCGGCGAGTCTGCGGGATCGCGCTACCGATCTGGCGACCGAGCTCCGGCCGCGCCTGGAGCAGCGCATGCAGGCTCTGCGGCCGCAATTGCAGGCCTTGTGCCCGGATATCCAGCGCCTGGCGGAGCTCCAGCAGGGGATTCGGGCATCAAACGGTCAGCCTTTGAACCTGATCCATGCAGGCCAATGA
- a CDS encoding glycine zipper 2TM domain-containing protein, protein MKTHYPKAWAAGFLLALALSPTAVFASHTVCHNVEVQDQPKDQHQIAGMAIGAVGGGLLGHQVGGGKGKTLATVAGAVGGGYAGKKIQEHQQAKHTHIERRCHKVED, encoded by the coding sequence ATGAAAACTCATTACCCGAAAGCGTGGGCTGCCGGCTTTTTGCTGGCGCTGGCACTGAGTCCGACCGCGGTATTCGCCTCGCACACCGTGTGCCATAACGTTGAAGTACAGGATCAACCCAAGGATCAGCACCAGATCGCGGGCATGGCAATCGGTGCGGTCGGCGGCGGCCTGCTGGGCCACCAGGTCGGTGGCGGCAAAGGCAAGACGCTGGCGACGGTGGCCGGCGCGGTCGGCGGTGGTTATGCCGGTAAAAAAATTCAGGAGCACCAGCAGGCGAAGCACACGCATATCGAACGCCGTTGCCATAAGGTCGAGGACTGA
- a CDS encoding DUF6491 family protein: protein MKSIRSLMIALAVAALAACATQPEKPNQRLLDYQAASGAPVNSFRYFSLWSWEALDRTHLSIYTRGNEAYLLTVDGGCQNLEWVNAIGLTSRMHEVNVRFDKVLTGEMVPCTIMEIRPVDVQKLKAEEKLQKERKIEEKERKDGE from the coding sequence ATGAAGTCCATCCGTTCGTTGATGATCGCTCTTGCGGTCGCCGCACTGGCCGCATGCGCCACGCAGCCGGAAAAACCCAATCAGCGCCTGCTCGACTATCAGGCAGCGTCGGGTGCGCCGGTCAATAGTTTCCGTTACTTCTCGTTATGGTCCTGGGAGGCTTTGGATCGTACGCATCTGTCTATCTACACACGCGGCAACGAGGCGTACCTACTCACGGTCGATGGCGGTTGTCAGAACCTGGAGTGGGTCAACGCAATCGGCCTGACCTCGCGCATGCACGAGGTCAACGTCCGTTTCGACAAAGTGCTTACCGGCGAGATGGTCCCGTGCACCATCATGGAGATTCGTCCGGTCGACGTGCAGAAGCTCAAGGCCGAGGAGAAGTTGCAGAAGGAGCGGAAGATCGAGGAGAAGGAGCGGAAGGATGGGGAGTAG
- a CDS encoding universal stress protein, whose protein sequence is MFKYSLVGYDSSPSSQRAFCFAIKLARLSQGRVRVVSALQIIEGGVDTTSLVMTDTSGQRAVELMAELRALAPDADTLVDLEVLHGSPGDILICQVHAHSIDHIVIGHTERGALARWLVGSVSDDVLARAHVPVTVVR, encoded by the coding sequence ATGTTCAAGTATTCACTGGTCGGCTACGACAGTTCGCCGTCGTCGCAACGGGCGTTTTGTTTTGCCATCAAGCTGGCCAGACTTTCCCAGGGACGGGTACGCGTCGTATCGGCGCTGCAGATCATTGAAGGCGGCGTCGACACGACCTCCCTCGTCATGACCGACACGTCAGGACAGCGAGCCGTCGAACTGATGGCCGAACTCAGGGCGCTGGCACCCGATGCCGACACCTTGGTGGATCTCGAGGTACTGCATGGCAGCCCCGGCGACATCCTGATCTGCCAGGTCCATGCCCACAGCATCGACCATATCGTGATCGGTCATACCGAGCGGGGCGCACTGGCCCGGTGGCTGGTCGGCTCGGTGTCCGACGACGTTCTGGCCCGCGCGCATGTCCCGGTGACCGTCGTCCGCTGA